One window of Stigmatopora nigra isolate UIUO_SnigA chromosome 14, RoL_Snig_1.1, whole genome shotgun sequence genomic DNA carries:
- the LOC144207919 gene encoding UDP-N-acetylglucosamine--peptide N-acetylglucosaminyltransferase 110 kDa subunit isoform X4, whose product MASSVGNVADSTGLAELAHREYQSGDFEAAERHCMQLWRQEPDNTGVLLLLSSIHFQCRRLDRSAHFSTLAIKQNPMLAEAYSNLGNVYKERGQLQEAIEHYRHALRLKPDFIDGYINLAAALVAAGDMEGAVQAYVSALQYNPDLYCVRSDLGNLLKALGRLEEAKACYLKAIETQPNFAVAWSNLGCVFNAQGEIWLAIHHFEKAVTLDPNFLDAYINLGNVLKEARIFDRAVAGYLRALSLSPNHAVVHGNLACVYYEQGLIDLAIDTYRRAIELQPHFPDAYCNLANALKEKGNVSEAEECYNTALRLCPTHADSLNNLANIKREQGNIEEAVQLYRKALEVFPEFAAAHSNLASVLQQQGKLQEALMHYKEAIRISPTFADAYSNMGNTLKEMQDVQGALQCYTRAIQINPAFADAHSNLASIHKDSGNIPEAIASYRTALKLKPDFPDAYCNLAHCLQIVCDWTDYDDRMKKLVSIVADQLEKNRLPSVHPHHSMLYPLSHGFRKAIAERHGNLCLDKINALHKPAFEHPKDLTASGGRLRVGYVSSDFGNHPTSHLMQSIPGMHNPEKFEVFCYALSPDDSTNFRVKVVAEAHNFTDLSQSPCNGKAADRIHQDGVHILVNMNGYTKGARNELFALRPAPIQAMWLGYPGTSGAPFMDYIISDKETSPGEVVEQYSEKVAYMPHTFFIGDHANMFPHLKKKAVIDFKSNGHIFDNRIVLNGIDLKAFLDSLPDVKVIKMKCDNQEAPTDTNGALSMPVIPMNTAAEAIINMINQGQIQVTINSFTVSNGLATTQINNKAATGEEVPRTIVVTTRSQYGLPEDSIVYCNFNQLYKIDPPTLQMWANILKRVQNSVLWLLRFPAVGEPNIQQYAQNMGVPASRIIFSPVAPKEEHVRRGQLADVCLDTPLCNGHTTGMDVLWAGTPMVTMPGETLASRVAASQLSCLGCPELIAHSRQDYEDVAVKLGSDMEYLKMIRARVWKQRICSPLFNTKQYTMDLEKLYLKMWEHHSNGKKPENMFKVHAVESSDSA is encoded by the exons ATGGCGAGCTCCGTGGGAAACGTGGCTGACAGCACAG GGTTGGCCGAGCTGGCACATCGGGAATATCAGTCGGGGGACTTTGAGGCGGCCGAGCGCCATTGCATGCAGCTATGGCGTCAGGAGCCTGATAACACGGGCGTGCTGCTGCTCCTGTCTTCCATTCACTTCCAGTGCCGAAGACTTGACAG ATCTGCTCACTTCAGCACATTAGCCATCAAACAAAACCCCATGCTGGCCGAGGCGTACTCCAACCTGGGGAACGTGTACAAGGAGCGCGGGCAACTGCAGGAAGCCATCGAACATTACCGTCACGCCCTGCGACTAAAGCCTGACTTCATTGACGGTTACATCAACTTGGCTGCGGCCCTGGTGGCCGCGGGGGACATGGAAGGAGCGGTACAGGCGTACGTGTCTGCATTACAGTATAACCCT GATCTGTACTGTGTGCGTAGTGACTTGGGAAACTTGCTGAAGGCGCTTGGGCGCTTGGAGGAGGCTAAG GCTTGCTACCTGAAAGCCATTGAAACGCAGCCCAACTTCGCAGTGGCGTGGAGCAACCTCGGTTGCGTGTTCAATGCCCAGGGGGAAATTTGGCTGGCCATACACCATTTTGAAAAG GCTGTAACACTGGATCCAAATTTCCTTGATGCATACATCAATTTAGGCAATGTCCTGAAGGAAGCCCGAATCTTTGACAG AGCCGTGGCCGGATATTTGAGAGCTCTGAGTCTCAGTCCCAACCACGCCGTGGTCCACGGAAACCTGGCCTGCGTCTACTACGAGCAAGGCCTCATCGACCTGGCTATCGACACTTACCGTCGAGCTATCGAGCTGCAGCCTCACTTTCCGGACGCCTACTGCAACTTGGCCAACGCGCTAAAGGAGAAAGGCAAT GTATCCGAAGCGGAAGAATGCTATAACACGGCTTTGCGCCTGTGCCCAACCCATGCCGACTCGCTCAACAACCTGGCCAATATCAAACGAGAACAAGGCAACATTGAGGAGGCGGTTCAACTTTACAGGAAAGCCCTGGAG GTTTTCCCGGAGTTTGCCGCGGCTCACTCCAACTTGGCCAGTGTCTTGCAACAGCAGGGTAAACTTCAGGAAGCCCTCATGCACTATAAGGAGGCCATTAG GATTAGCCCCACATTTGCGGACGCCTACTCGAACATGGGCAACACGTTGAAGGAAATGCAAGACGTGCAAGGAGCGCTGCAGTGCTATACCCGTGCCATCCAGATCAATCCTGCTTTTGCGGATGCTCACAGCAATTTGGCTTCCATACACAAA GATTCTGGGAACATCCCTGAGGCTATTGCATCTTACCGTACCGCCTTGAAACTCAAGCCGGATTTCCCTGATGCTTATTGTAACCTGGCACATTGCTTACAG ATTGTGTGTGATTGGACAGATTATGACGATCGGATGAAAAAATTAGTCAGCATTGTTGCTGACCAGCTGGAGAAGAACCGTTTACCATCGGTGCACCCGCACCACAGTATGTTGTACCCGCTCTCCCACGGATTTCGCAAGGCCATCGCCGAGCGCCACGGAAACCTTTGCCTCGACAAG ATCAACGCTTTGCACAAACCCGCCTTCGAGCATCCGAAAGACTTGACGGCCAGCGGCGGCCGCCTGCGCGTGGGCTACGTCAGCTCCGACTTTGGAAACCACCCGACCTCTCATTTGATGCAGTCCATTCCTGGAATGCATAATCCGGAAAAGTTCGAA GTGTTCTGCTATGCCCTGAGCCCCGATGACAGTACCAACTTTCGAGTCAAAGTGGTGGCAGAGGCTCATAATTTCACTGACCTGTCTCAG AGTCCTTGCAATGGTAAGGCCGCAGACCGCATTCACCAGGATGGAGTCCACATCCTGGTCAACATGAATGGCTACACCAAAGGAGCCCGAAATGAACTGTTTGCCCTGCGCCCGGCACCGATTCAG GCAATGTGGCTAGGTTACCCCGGAACCAGCGGCGCCCCCTTCATGGACTACATCATCAGCGACAAGGAGACCTCACCTGGGGAAGTCGTTGAGCAATATTCTGAGAAGGTGGCCTACATGCCTCATACCTTCTTTATTGGAGATCACGCCAACATGTTTCCTCATCTCAAG AAAAAGGCAGTGATTGATTTCAAATCAAACGGTCACATCTTTGACAACCGAATCGTTCTCAATGGGATTGACCTGAAAGCCTTCTTGGACAGTCTGCCAGATGTCAAAGTGATAAAG ATGAAATGCGACAATCAGGAAGCGCCCACAGACACCAACGGCGCGTTGTCCATGCCCGTCATCCCCATGAACACCGCGGCCGAGGCCATCATCAATATGATCAACCAGGGCCAAATCCAAGTGACCATCAACAGCTTTACCGTCAGCAACGGCCTGGCCACCACGCAGATCAACAATAAAGCGGCCACGGGCGAGGAGGTTCCACGCACCATCGTGGTGACCACCCGCTCCCAGTACGGTCTTCCGGAGGACTCCATTGTTTACTGTAACTTCAACCAACTCTACAAAATTGACCCTCCCACCCTCCAGATGTGGGCCAAT ATCCTGAAACGTGTGCAAAACAGCGTGTTGTGGCTCCTTCGCTTCCCGGCCGTGGGAGAGCCCAACATCCAACAGTACGCCCAGAACATGGGGGTCCCCGCTTCTCGCATCATCTTCTCCCCCGTGGCCCCCAAAGAGGAGCACGTGAGGCGGGGCCAGCTGGCCGACGTGTGCTTGGACACGCCCCTTTGCAACGGGCACACCACGGGCATGGACGTCCTGTGGGCCGGGACGCCCATGGTCACCATGCCAG GTGAAACGCTGGCCTCAAGAGTGGCCGCTTCGCAACTGAGCTGCCTCGGCTGTCCGGAACTCATCGCTCACAGTCGACAGGACTACGAAGATGTAGCGGTCAAGCTGGGCTCTGACATGGAATA CTTAAAGATGATTCGCGCTCGTGTTTGGAAACAGCGCATCTGCAGTCCTCTCTTCAACACCAAGCAGTACACCATGGACCTGGAAAAACTCTACTTGAAAATGTGGGAGCACCACAGCAACGGCAAGAAGCCCGAAAACATGTTTAAAGTCCACGCGGTAGAAAGCAGCGACAGCGCCTGA
- the LOC144207919 gene encoding UDP-N-acetylglucosamine--peptide N-acetylglucosaminyltransferase 110 kDa subunit isoform X5 codes for MACYLKAIETQPNFAVAWSNLGCVFNAQGEIWLAIHHFEKAVTLDPNFLDAYINLGNVLKEARIFDRAVAGYLRALSLSPNHAVVHGNLACVYYEQGLIDLAIDTYRRAIELQPHFPDAYCNLANALKEKGNCPASLQVSEAEECYNTALRLCPTHADSLNNLANIKREQGNIEEAVQLYRKALEVFPEFAAAHSNLASVLQQQGKLQEALMHYKEAIRISPTFADAYSNMGNTLKEMQDVQGALQCYTRAIQINPAFADAHSNLASIHKDSGNIPEAIASYRTALKLKPDFPDAYCNLAHCLQIVCDWTDYDDRMKKLVSIVADQLEKNRLPSVHPHHSMLYPLSHGFRKAIAERHGNLCLDKINALHKPAFEHPKDLTASGGRLRVGYVSSDFGNHPTSHLMQSIPGMHNPEKFEVFCYALSPDDSTNFRVKVVAEAHNFTDLSQSPCNGKAADRIHQDGVHILVNMNGYTKGARNELFALRPAPIQAMWLGYPGTSGAPFMDYIISDKETSPGEVVEQYSEKVAYMPHTFFIGDHANMFPHLKKKAVIDFKSNGHIFDNRIVLNGIDLKAFLDSLPDVKVIKMKCDNQEAPTDTNGALSMPVIPMNTAAEAIINMINQGQIQVTINSFTVSNGLATTQINNKAATGEEVPRTIVVTTRSQYGLPEDSIVYCNFNQLYKIDPPTLQMWANILKRVQNSVLWLLRFPAVGEPNIQQYAQNMGVPASRIIFSPVAPKEEHVRRGQLADVCLDTPLCNGHTTGMDVLWAGTPMVTMPGETLASRVAASQLSCLGCPELIAHSRQDYEDVAVKLGSDMEYLKMIRARVWKQRICSPLFNTKQYTMDLEKLYLKMWEHHSNGKKPENMFKVHAVESSDSA; via the exons ATG GCTTGCTACCTGAAAGCCATTGAAACGCAGCCCAACTTCGCAGTGGCGTGGAGCAACCTCGGTTGCGTGTTCAATGCCCAGGGGGAAATTTGGCTGGCCATACACCATTTTGAAAAG GCTGTAACACTGGATCCAAATTTCCTTGATGCATACATCAATTTAGGCAATGTCCTGAAGGAAGCCCGAATCTTTGACAG AGCCGTGGCCGGATATTTGAGAGCTCTGAGTCTCAGTCCCAACCACGCCGTGGTCCACGGAAACCTGGCCTGCGTCTACTACGAGCAAGGCCTCATCGACCTGGCTATCGACACTTACCGTCGAGCTATCGAGCTGCAGCCTCACTTTCCGGACGCCTACTGCAACTTGGCCAACGCGCTAAAGGAGAAAGGCAAT TGTCCCGCTTCTCTCCAGGTATCCGAAGCGGAAGAATGCTATAACACGGCTTTGCGCCTGTGCCCAACCCATGCCGACTCGCTCAACAACCTGGCCAATATCAAACGAGAACAAGGCAACATTGAGGAGGCGGTTCAACTTTACAGGAAAGCCCTGGAG GTTTTCCCGGAGTTTGCCGCGGCTCACTCCAACTTGGCCAGTGTCTTGCAACAGCAGGGTAAACTTCAGGAAGCCCTCATGCACTATAAGGAGGCCATTAG GATTAGCCCCACATTTGCGGACGCCTACTCGAACATGGGCAACACGTTGAAGGAAATGCAAGACGTGCAAGGAGCGCTGCAGTGCTATACCCGTGCCATCCAGATCAATCCTGCTTTTGCGGATGCTCACAGCAATTTGGCTTCCATACACAAA GATTCTGGGAACATCCCTGAGGCTATTGCATCTTACCGTACCGCCTTGAAACTCAAGCCGGATTTCCCTGATGCTTATTGTAACCTGGCACATTGCTTACAG ATTGTGTGTGATTGGACAGATTATGACGATCGGATGAAAAAATTAGTCAGCATTGTTGCTGACCAGCTGGAGAAGAACCGTTTACCATCGGTGCACCCGCACCACAGTATGTTGTACCCGCTCTCCCACGGATTTCGCAAGGCCATCGCCGAGCGCCACGGAAACCTTTGCCTCGACAAG ATCAACGCTTTGCACAAACCCGCCTTCGAGCATCCGAAAGACTTGACGGCCAGCGGCGGCCGCCTGCGCGTGGGCTACGTCAGCTCCGACTTTGGAAACCACCCGACCTCTCATTTGATGCAGTCCATTCCTGGAATGCATAATCCGGAAAAGTTCGAA GTGTTCTGCTATGCCCTGAGCCCCGATGACAGTACCAACTTTCGAGTCAAAGTGGTGGCAGAGGCTCATAATTTCACTGACCTGTCTCAG AGTCCTTGCAATGGTAAGGCCGCAGACCGCATTCACCAGGATGGAGTCCACATCCTGGTCAACATGAATGGCTACACCAAAGGAGCCCGAAATGAACTGTTTGCCCTGCGCCCGGCACCGATTCAG GCAATGTGGCTAGGTTACCCCGGAACCAGCGGCGCCCCCTTCATGGACTACATCATCAGCGACAAGGAGACCTCACCTGGGGAAGTCGTTGAGCAATATTCTGAGAAGGTGGCCTACATGCCTCATACCTTCTTTATTGGAGATCACGCCAACATGTTTCCTCATCTCAAG AAAAAGGCAGTGATTGATTTCAAATCAAACGGTCACATCTTTGACAACCGAATCGTTCTCAATGGGATTGACCTGAAAGCCTTCTTGGACAGTCTGCCAGATGTCAAAGTGATAAAG ATGAAATGCGACAATCAGGAAGCGCCCACAGACACCAACGGCGCGTTGTCCATGCCCGTCATCCCCATGAACACCGCGGCCGAGGCCATCATCAATATGATCAACCAGGGCCAAATCCAAGTGACCATCAACAGCTTTACCGTCAGCAACGGCCTGGCCACCACGCAGATCAACAATAAAGCGGCCACGGGCGAGGAGGTTCCACGCACCATCGTGGTGACCACCCGCTCCCAGTACGGTCTTCCGGAGGACTCCATTGTTTACTGTAACTTCAACCAACTCTACAAAATTGACCCTCCCACCCTCCAGATGTGGGCCAAT ATCCTGAAACGTGTGCAAAACAGCGTGTTGTGGCTCCTTCGCTTCCCGGCCGTGGGAGAGCCCAACATCCAACAGTACGCCCAGAACATGGGGGTCCCCGCTTCTCGCATCATCTTCTCCCCCGTGGCCCCCAAAGAGGAGCACGTGAGGCGGGGCCAGCTGGCCGACGTGTGCTTGGACACGCCCCTTTGCAACGGGCACACCACGGGCATGGACGTCCTGTGGGCCGGGACGCCCATGGTCACCATGCCAG GTGAAACGCTGGCCTCAAGAGTGGCCGCTTCGCAACTGAGCTGCCTCGGCTGTCCGGAACTCATCGCTCACAGTCGACAGGACTACGAAGATGTAGCGGTCAAGCTGGGCTCTGACATGGAATA CTTAAAGATGATTCGCGCTCGTGTTTGGAAACAGCGCATCTGCAGTCCTCTCTTCAACACCAAGCAGTACACCATGGACCTGGAAAAACTCTACTTGAAAATGTGGGAGCACCACAGCAACGGCAAGAAGCCCGAAAACATGTTTAAAGTCCACGCGGTAGAAAGCAGCGACAGCGCCTGA